The sequence below is a genomic window from Humulus lupulus chromosome 3, drHumLupu1.1, whole genome shotgun sequence.
aacacctctcttgtgggtgattccacttgtgaaggcccatttgctttgcatgactatagtgggccttaatagcgattttgggtcgttacacatatgGTAAACAAAAAATCAAGAAATAAAAAACATATAAGAAAAGACAATAATCAACATATAAGAAACAGTTTAAGAGaagacaaaataaaaaaacaaacaaaaatgagaaattatcaaaattatgtaATTTTATATGACTGTTTAATGAGTTTTTCAAAATCTAGAAATATaatgagaaataagagctagaaagaaaggatcaaagataaacaaacataatttttacgtggttggggcgttaatgagccttagccCACGAGTCTCTtgtattagattttagagagcttttgacattgaagttttctgcaagtttgagcaaAGTAATTGCTTACTAGCAAAAATCTGGGATCCCCGCTATAGTGCACAACTAGCCCTATTTAAGTGCAgtgggcttgggccggactaatccatgcccaatagggatgtaatcacggTTTACTAActaatggagtcataatacaaagaatgttatATAACAAAATGTagtaatctgggcccattgggccgacttgggcatggccaagccttacaaTTGCCAATAGTACGTAATTTCagactggtccgcgtgggcttctaagggaaTCTTAGGGACAAGATTTGTTAGAGTAGTGGTCGtattgtttcctaggaacagCGTACGTTCCGTGCATAACCTCTTCTACatgttagttgaggagaccaacttctgtGTTTCTTGGGGACATGTCAGCGTCAAGGAAGATCAAACTTGCCCTATCCGGACGTCTAGGCCGGGTTCCTTTGCTAATGTCCCGGTTCACTTATTGGAGTCCTAGTTCGTTCACTAGGACTCGGGTTCATTCCTGACAAGGTCTATTCCCAGACTAGTGAGCCtgccacctctattggcatcccAGAGGATACAGGTAGGTTGGGATCGGGAAGATGAGTTGGGCTTGCATCTTGGTCCCCGTTCCCCTGTTATGGTTGTGCCCACCAAATATTGTTGGGCTCTTTGATGATTGAGCTATCAGGACTTTCTTCTTCCCTATTCATTGGGCTTAGGATGGGCCCGGATCTCTTTAAGAGGGCTCCCGAACCCACTGAGTCATGCCATGTGTTACGGGTGGAAAACAGGATTAACAATGACTAATACAAGTACATGATGAaaccaaattaattttttttatgcagtTAAAAGGTGTCAAAGGGTTAAATAGGACCTATGTAATATTAGGTTAAGAGTAATGGTACATACACACTAAAATTGTACATACCTTTAACACACTATGATGTGTATTTAATTTTAGCCATAGATATTTTTAAGTGAGGACTACATCACTTTTAATTGTCTGGTTGAGATTAAATACACATTAAAAATTGTGTGCAATTTGAGTCTGTTCCAATCATTACTCTTATGGTGCGTTTACTTGCACGTAATCGAAATGATGTACAATTGTAATCACTAGTAATCAGATTGACCTTCAATTGGATTACTGAATCGGAGTCAGAATAAGTTGTTTACTTAATTTACAGGATTCAGAATCGGAATCATCAGTATTCTCATTGATGCGTTTACTTTATTTTGGAACCGGAATAAATTATTTGTAAGTTACAAAATGTCATTGATTAAAGTAGGACTTTTATAgactatttttatataaatattataattaaatatatttttaacttatgatattaatttattttactattaatttttaaatataaatataataaaaaatatattataaataaagtaaattagtaattttaaataaaacacGAATGAAAATTTTagcattattttttattaaatcaaataaaaaaataaaaaatatttaaattattaatttattagatTATATATggttttgattaaaaaaaattatatattatcttaaaatgtgtattataaatatttttaaaaaattatatgtatatatattttattttttaaaaattttattcaatttaattttttttaattaaataagggaaaaaatgatattttataattttaggaGGAATGAGAATGAAAACCCCCAATCTCATGGGAAGGGAATGTCAATCATATGCCTCAATCCCAAATTAGTGTGGGTCCCACATATTTCCCCATTCCTAATTCTCCATTCCCATTCCTTAATCTCATAAGTAAACACACCACTAAGAGCATCTTCAATAAAGTAACAAAAATTGGTACAATGCTATATTTAGCACATCTTAAAAAAAGTATAACTCCAATGGTGTTCCAAAAAGTGTaccaaatttggcacatgctaaaagttgtgccaaatttggcacaaaaataTAGCATGAGTCAAATTTGGCACATCAATAAATGCtacttttttatttaccatattgaCACTAACTATTATAATTGAGTAGTTGACAATTGCTtatcgagtttttcggaaactataaatatattgagaaataagaACTAGAAAGAAAGGTTAAGAAATGAACAAGATcatagtttttacgtggttggggcgttaatgagccttagtccacgagtcactagtattaggcttagAGAGtttgacaatggaggttttctgcaagttcgGTAGCGTTTTTGCATACAAGAGAAAATTGGGATCCTTACTACAATGCAAGAATGACCCTATATATAGGCATTCATGTGACTTGGGCCAGACTAATTCAGGCCCAATAGGATATAATTATAAGTGCTCGCTAACGGAGCCATAATACAAGGGTGTAACATGATTATAAGTTGTTAATCTAGGCCCATTGGATCGACTTAAGGGTAGTAGAGTCTTACAGCTGCCCTTTGTACGTTGGAACGTGCTGATTCGCGTGGGCTACCagggggatcctggggacaagatCTGTTAGAGTAATGCTAGCACCGTTTCCTAGGAACATTGTACGTTTCGTGCATACCCTATTCTACAAGTTAGTAAAGGAGACCAGCTGCCAGATTTCTTGGGGACACGTCAGTTGTAGGAAGGACTGGGCTTGTTCTACCCGAATACCTAATCCGAGTTCAATTACCAATGCCCAGGTTCATTTACCAGGAcctgggttcatttaccaagacctAGGTTCATTTAACAGGGTAGACATCACAATACGATAATAGATCGGACATCTTGATGGCGGGCGGGAGTATTGGCGATGGACCTGGAGACTTCACCTGGATCCCACTCGATGGGATCCGTCTCCTAGAATGGATTGTCTGTTGGGAAAATTTATAcaggattttaattattttcatgtaaatcatatattaaacaaattaatataagaaaacctagaacatgtttctataattgaatttaaacagagataatgataataaCGCTTACATTATGtgcagcggaatgaataagtccttccttcagtttctctaacccttgaatcctttctgtcgcagggtatcaccaagaaactgaatcgatcttcacatttcttcacaatcttccaaagtatccttagaatcacctagactagagtggacaattatcaacacatgagatagatccAGAgataagaaaagaagaagaaaatatagaggcttagaaaaggactttgctgtagagagagtctaaaaccctaaagcatcaagaatagatcttctaatCATCTGCTAGATActttgatttcaactctcacttagcattcattttataggctcaattaagtcatttatttaattaaaaaataaataaaataataaataatatcagccattaggtcgatattatcatgggctttagacctatgaaatttatcatttaatttggacttaaaatcaatgtctgtattattttctattgatttaattgattaaataattatttaaatcatttatcaaattaattatttataatttgaaccttgatttaaatttatttattaatttaaacaccaatttgtcttaattaatgaatctgccctaaaatctctttttttttctctagATTGTATAGCTCTGTGAAACTATCTTAAacttgatcaactttgataattctaattgatagttaaatcaattaattaagactatctagatgattttatccaaggtacagtggggactacgggcctatgaaatcaaacttcaataagttatcataaatttaacaaataaatttactaacttattaattccttgtggctccactaaagactcagaattgcactcttgaattcatagagcgctctataagcaatatagatacgctattagttatccattgttacaaccataattaccactcaatcctctatagacagtctacaatgagatgagactaaaatatcgttttgcccctcattgtattttatcctaaaacacttagttcattgtaaatgatatttcagtaaactaataacaattactgaaatgagatctctacatttagcaccttgaactaaACTAAAATGAAACTATTGTTTTCTTCATCAGAAGCaatatatgttcatatctatgattaacactcccactcaattatactaccaagttcccatgatgtaagtatgggctagtccatagggtaagctggtcatgaacaagtcaaagaactcaaataatacaatcagttagaatactaaccactgagaattgagattgaaatGGCCCATGGTTAATTATATGATATAACTAGAATAGATGATAACAGTATGTTAACTTATCttgtctactgtcaatatcggtccagttcgatataacaaatacatccaatcttatctactttgctaatattctggaaagaacataacactacaatgtgtaagtagattatatcgtagattggcaagtcaatgtaaatcatgtgcactgactaatcttaggactaacttattttgaacatataatcatatttatattccactgtgattacgtcactataaatatgattagttacatgcttgagatttaatagaagtttatattaaataaattatcatgaaaataaaacacgtgagcaaagtgattgaccaagtcaaaaataatttatattcttttattgataatagaatgagattacaaagaaattatgttttaattagggcataaaaccccaatattGTCCGCCACCATAATCTAAATCCCGGAGGATAGGGATTGGGTGTGCCCGGGAAGGCAGTTCGGGCCTGCATCCCAGCTTTGGCCCCCTTACTATGCTCGTGCTACTCGCTAGTTATTGGGCTCGGCATGGTCCTGACCGATAGAGTTTGGTTGCTCATTGTTTGCTGGGCCCTAATTGGGCCTTGGCCTCTCCCGAGAGCCCGTGTAACCCTTCTAGCCATGCCATGTATCCAATGTGGAAAATATAGACAACAACAATTAATGACCAACCATATATTATTTTTTGAATGACAAATTTTGTAGAGTACATAAtttggataataaaaaattatgtttttcaataaatattaaaaaaattattgactTTTTTATGTTAATTGAAGCGTATTGAgccaaatatataattaattcaaccTTTTTTGTTGGGTGCTAATTTTGTCATGGTCTAAGTTATTCTAATGATACGGTGCACATATTATTTGTTGctcaaatattattattagctTTGGTCGTATATATCTCAATCTCACGTGTAAAATATGAAACCTAATTTTTATACACCCAAAACCCTAACACCCTTTCCTTTTTCTCACGTCACCGTCGCCGCAGCTTTGAAGATTTTCACGTTAGCTGTTGAGAGCTCTGCCGTCGAGGTCGCAGTCAACCAGGGTTTCTGAATTTGGATTTTGGTTTCATCAATGGGGGGAAAGAAGAAAGAGAGGATCCAGAATCCCCAGCCCTTCCTTGCCGAAGACAATAATGAGTCACTGTCTTCGAAGAAGCGTGCCAAATCTAGTGAGGGCCGGAAGCAGCATCAGATGGAAGAGAAGCTTGTTCCTTTCGGCATGAGCTCCAAGATACTCAAAGCGGCTCTGGCTCAGCAGAGAGAGGTTGAGGATGAAGAGGTCCTTGCTCAAAATCCTAACAATTCTCTATTGACTATAACCGAAGAGCCGCCTAAGGATGAAGATGAAGTGGACGAAGACATTGATAAATTTACTGGATTCGATGAAACTCAGAGCCGCTATGGCGATTACGAAGTGAGTTTTTTTTACCCTCTCTTTCGGCCCCATGTTTGAGTAGGGtttctttttattcatttttcAATTTGAGGACCCAGAAAAGAAAGTTTTTTGCAGTGGTTGTGTTATTGTTTCTATGAAATTTTTCagaatgttttttttttggtttgtaTTGTTGCAGGAAATTGATGAAGAGGATGAGAAACTACTCGAGTCATTCATGTCAAAAGATTCTGCTCCTCAACGTACCCTTGCTGACATTATTATTGCAAAGATTAAAGAGAAGGATGCTAATGTGTCTTCAGGTTGGACCATCACATATGATCAGTACTCACCTTTTTTTTAACCCAATGAATCTAATATGTTTCAAATGGTTTACCTTAATCTACATTTCCTAGAAATTCATTAAGTCAtctgcatttttttttaatttccaaaTTGCAGAAGTACGGCCTATGCCTCAGCTGGATACCTCTATAATTGATTTGTACAAGGGGTATGCTTAGTAATTacctttttttaaaaaagaaaaaaagttaagAGTTATTTAAGCTTAGCGGCTAATTTCATATATGGAGCTGCAATTGATCTTGTACGTAGTTATGCAATATTGCTATTAAAGGTGGGTCTGAACTTGTTTTATGCAGACTTGGCAAGTTTCTTAGCAACTATACAGCTGGTAAGATACCTAAGGCGTTTAAACACATACCTTCAACGATAAACTGGGAGGATATTCTGTATTTGACTGAGCCCGAGAAGTGGTCTCCTAATGCAATGTATCAAGCTACAAGAATTTTTGCATCCAATTTGGGTGTCATGAGGGCAGAACGCTTTTACAAGCTCGTCTTGTTGCCACGGGTTAGAGAAGATATCCGAAAGAATAAGCGTTTGCATTTTGCTCTGTATCAGTCTCTGAAAAAGTGTGTTTACAAACCTGGTGCCTTCTTTAAAGGAATACTATTTCCTCTATGTGAGGTAAACTATTCTTAACTTACCAggttccttttttgttttttactTTTAGTACCCTTATGCAATTTCTTTTTTAACTAAATTATTTTCTTCTTATTGACAGTCAAGAACGTGCAATCTAAGGGAAGCTGTTATAATTGGGAGCATCATACAAAAAGTTTCAATTCCACTTCTTCATTCAAGGTTTGCATATATTCTTATGTTATCAAGATGTATAGAAGCACGTAATGCTTTTGAAGTAAATTTTTAAGCACATTATTGATGTTCTAAAACAATGGCGAGCTCTTACATTAGTCTTGGGCAACCATACTTTTGTAATTTGTATGAAGTTATATCAACTTGTGATTCGTGATACTGTTATGTTGTATGGCCCCTTTACATGGAAAATTACTACTGATTTATTTACATTCAATCATTGAAATATTTTAAACAAGCTTTTATATGCTTTTGCAGTGTAGCATTGTTGAAGCTTGCTGATATGGAATATTGTGGTACGACAAGGTActccaatattttttttatatatattttagaacAGAAGCATTGTATATTCTATAGAATGTAATCACCATCAAAGATTGTTGATCTGAAATGTCTTCCATACCCCCTCCCCAATTAATATTGTAAGGAAACCCCATTTGATGTTTCAAATTGTTTTAAATTCATCTTGACATTGTTGGGTTAAAATACTTGCAGTTACTTTATAAAGCTTCTTTTGGAGAAAAAGTATGCTCTTCCATATCGGGCACTTGATGCTCTTGTTGCACATTTTGTGAGATTTTCAGATGACACAAGAATTATGCCTGTAATATGGCACCAATCGCTGCTTGCTTTTGTGCAAAGGTATGCATTCTAGGAGTTTCTGTTATTTCCAAGTGAGTGATGCGGACATTGTTGTGGTCATTGTGCACCAATGATAACTGCATATATTGGGTTAACCCAAGAGGGCATTACTTGTCTCACGTGTTCCAACTCAGAGTTTAAGATTGATAAATTTATTGCTTCTTATGCAATTGGGTGCTGTTCTTACAGGTACAAGAATGAACTGCAGAAGGAAGATAAAGATAATCTGAGAGCTCTTCTTGAAAAGCAAAAGCATAAACTAGTGAGAACATTTATCTGAAGgagtttcatttattttttaattctttcaaaACATAACTAAGACAATATGTAATCTTTATTCTCTGGTTGAATGCAGGTTACTCCTGAGATTAGCAGGGAGCTAAATAATAGCCACAATCGGGGTGAGAAGGAAGATGATCTTATGCTAATTGATATCCTTTGTCTTATTACAAGTACTGTTTTTTTCTCCTGGTGTGTGAATTATCTAGCTCTTAACTGTATTGTTTTTTCACCCACCATGGTTAAATAATTTAGCTGTCCCTATAGATTCAATATATTGTTTCCTTGACCTTAAATTACCTTCCCCTATTTCTGTGATCAATAAGACCATTGAAGAGGATAGATTTGATATTCCAGAGGTTCCTATGGAGGAAGATTGATCAATTACTCGGCAAAGGTATTTTCTTATGATCCGTTCCTATGTTTTTGGCCTCAaatcatttttttcttaaaatcttACTTTTTTCTGGTTTGCATGGCTCATAGTGTTGTTGCAGCAAGAAAATTCTGTCAAAATTATATGGAGTTTGGACCTCTTATCAGATTGATGTAGTGAGTGGTGATGACTGGTAACAGAAGTTGGCAAGGGAAGTATAAAAGTTTTCCTTTTCCTGGGAGAAGACATAATTCTGGTCGTTTAGATGTGAAACATTTGTGGGGCCGAGTCCTGAGTGGATTTAgttgatagtttattttttaatttttttcaccAATTACTAAGGCTTTGTTTTGGAGTGTGGATTTTTACAGGAAaagaaaatgtaaaggaaaaaaaGACATTTTCTTATGTTTTGGCAAGGGAAAATTAAAGTGTGGAATGAAAATGAAAGATTATCAAACCCATAGATAAAAACTAGGGAAATTTACACTActtgttacaattttttttatcacaCTATTAtggtaatttttttatatttatagtttttagtacatttatatattatatttacttggttacaaatttaattttttttaatagttataccttattttattttaatggtCATTTAAATTGAAATGGAAAGTCATATATTATATTTGGAGTGTGTTATTCTCTCTTTGCCTTTAATAACTTCAATTTCTAACATTTACCTACGTCAATAAACCAATTCGTTTATAGTTTGAATGAATAAaccttttaatttattattaatgttttgttttattactGTCTAGTTTATTTCTAGATTGAATGGGGCAATTGTGTTCAGTTTTTaactaattagtttattttgtttttgtttttgttgtagaCAATATAAAAATCGTTACTGTTTAGTTTataaatttgattaaataatatgtTTTAGGTGAAAAAAGAAAAGTTTAGTTATTAAggaaaaattacacaacattgtaaatttaaaaaaatttacaaaaatattataatatatgatTACAAACTTATAAACTTTGGTTCTAAAAAAATTACATTGTAAATTTGTTTTATAAAAAACTCAGTATTTACGATTGTGTTATTtcgtatttttgtgaatttttctttattttcgtGGTTATTTTATCATGAACCAtataatttacaaaaataatttatcaatagTTAGTCGTTTAGTACAATATTAACATTGACACGAAAATACAGTTAGTTTctcatttaaaaaatatgtaatttGTTTTGAATCATCAACAAACTAGTTTGTTTATAGGCTATTAATAATAGTGGTGATATATCGAAATAATCAtaatcttgtttttttttttctagaaataAACTGATATGATTTTGTTTTAAATACATATTACCAATACTTtcacattttggtaatttgtaatt
It includes:
- the LOC133823240 gene encoding bystin, coding for MGGKKKERIQNPQPFLAEDNNESLSSKKRAKSSEGRKQHQMEEKLVPFGMSSKILKAALAQQREVEDEEVLAQNPNNSLLTITEEPPKDEDEVDEDIDKFTGFDETQSRYGDYEEIDEEDEKLLESFMSKDSAPQRTLADIIIAKIKEKDANVSSEVRPMPQLDTSIIDLYKGLGKFLSNYTAGKIPKAFKHIPSTINWEDILYLTEPEKWSPNAMYQATRIFASNLGVMRAERFYKLVLLPRVREDIRKNKRLHFALYQSLKKCVYKPGAFFKGILFPLCESRTCNLREAVIIGSIIQKVSIPLLHSSVALLKLADMEYCGTTSYFIKLLLEKKYALPYRALDALVAHFVRFSDDTRIMPVIWHQSLLAFVQRYKNELQKEDKDNLRALLEKQKHKLVTPEISRELNNSHNRGEKEDDLMLIASPISVINKTIEEDRFDIPEVPMEED